In Euphorbia lathyris chromosome 9, ddEupLath1.1, whole genome shotgun sequence, the following are encoded in one genomic region:
- the LOC136205924 gene encoding protein FAR1-RELATED SEQUENCE 2 isoform X1, producing METDLEMSSHEHEKVTIRSYTNTNGMDRVDQSHDTEDRIYSSTSVHNVEPCKPSEIGCFSGGDNIEETAVRADVLDKGVTSEPQVGLEFDTKEAAYSFYREYARSVGFGITIKASRRSKKSGKFIDVKIACSRFGSKRETSATVNPRSCVKTDCKAGMQMKRIHDEKWVICSFIKEHNHEICEDDFYNSIQGRNKQSCTVESQKKGLQLALAEDDINFILEYFMCMQSESPNFFYSLDLQHGKHLKNMFWIDAKARHDYRFFCDVVFFDTFYLSRKHNIPYAPIIGVNHHFQFKVLGCALIGEQDTSTFVWLMKTWCKAVGGQVPEVVITEQAQYLNEAVADVFPGARHCYCLWHVLNELPAHLSHLINQGETFMVKFRKCVYRSWADEDFEKRWWKMVDKFELQENKWIQSLYDDRKKWVPTYMQDTLLAGMSTTERHGSIASFFDKYIHKETTLKEFMEKYKILLQDAFEMEVQADFETRNKEPTLRSHSVFEKQMSTIYTDAIFKKFQVEVLGIVSCQLQKESEDGSTLKFRVDDFEERQDFLVAWNRADSDIHCLCRSFEYRGFLCKHALLVLQMSGMSSIPSHYILKRWTKDAKVTQFVGEVSKVLPCRADRFNELCKQAIRLGEAGSLCEEAYQIAFQALEEVLESCVGVKNSVGRVLESNTLASPGFVGIGEGKDTNMAKSSKKKKTYKKKKVVSEPEGIRIGMTDNYQQLDQVNSRAHTTQNCYVPQQDVRDMELGSRAPTFDGFYGSQHSMQGVGQLSSIPPIRDGYYSQQGLPGLGQLHSIPACSSYEAQPSMQALGQLGFRAPNLQGCFDIHSDLQDIEQPIDSTQFHGIAPKHLHDKHLSQ from the exons ATGGAAACAGATCTTGAGATGTCTTCACACGAGCATGAGAAAGTAACGATTAGATCATATACAAATACTAATGGCATGGATAGAGTAGATCAATCGCATGATACTGAAGATCGGATATATTCTTCAACAAGTGTTCATAATGTAGAGCCCTGCAAGCCAAGTGAAATAGGTTGTTTTAGTGGTGGAGATAACATAGAAGAGACTGCTGTAAGAGCTGATGTTCTTGATAAAGGTGTGACCTCTGAGCCTCAAGTTGGTTTAGAATTTGATACAAAGGAAGCAGCATATTCGTTCTACAGAGAATATGCTCGATCTGTTGGATTTGGAATCACAATAAAAGCAAGTCGACGTTCAaaaaaatctggaaaatttatTGATGTAAAAATTGCATGCTCTAGATTTGGAAGCAAACGTGAAACTAGTGCAACTGTGAATCCCCGGTCATGCGTGAAGACAGATTGCAAAGCAGGCATGCAAATGAAGAGGATACATGATGAAAAGTGGGTTATATGTAGTTTCATAAAGGAGCATAATCATGAGATTTGTGAGGATGATTTTTATAATTCTATACAGGGGCGCAATAAGCAATCTTGTACAGTTGAATCGCAAAAGAAAGGGCTGCAGTTGGCTTTGGCTGAGGACGATATAAATTTCATTCTTGAGTATTTTATGTGCATGCAGTCTGAGAGTCCtaatttcttttattcattAGATCTGCAGCATGGTAAACATTTGAAAAATATGTTCTGGATTGATGCAAAAGCTAGACATGATTATAGATTTTTCTGTGATGTTGTCTTCTTTGATACCTTTTATCTTAGCAGAAAACATAACATTCCTTATGCTCCGATTATTGGAGTTAATCACCATTTCCAATTCAAGGTTCTTGGATGTGCATTGATTGGAGAGCAGGATACTTCGACATTTGTTTGGCTAATGAAAACCTGGTGTAAAGCAGTGGGTGGCCAAGTTCCTGAAGTGGTTATTACTGAGCAAGCACAATATTTGAATGAAGCTGTTGCAGATGTGTTTCCTGGTGCGCGCCACTGTTATTGTTTATGGCATGTATTGAATGAGTTGCCTGCACACTTGTCTCACCTTATAAATCAAGGTGAAACTTTCATGGTAAAATTCAGAAAATGCGTTTATAGATCTTGGGCAGATGAAGATTTTGAAAAGAGATGGTGGAAAATGGTTGATAAATTTGAACTCCAGGAAAACAAGTGGATTCAATCATTGTATGATGATCGTAAAAAGTGGGTACCAACTTATATGCAAGATACGCTTTTAGCTGGAATGTCTACAACTGAGAGGCATGGAAGTATTGCCTCTTTCTTTGATAAGTATATTCACAAGGAAACCACATTGAAGGAGTTCATGGAGAAATATAAGATACTATTGCAAGATGCTTTTGAAATGGAAGTCCAAGCTGATTTTGAAACACGAAATAAAGAACCTACACTGAGATCTCACTCAGTTTTTGAGAAACAAATGTCAACAATCTATACGGATGCAATATTCAAGAAATTTCAGGTTGAGGTGTTGGGGATAGTTTCATGTCAGCTTCAGAAGGAAAGTGAAGATGGGTCAACCCTTAAATTTCGAGTTGATGATTTTGAAGAACGACAGGATTTTCTTGTTGCCTGGAATAGAGCAGATTCAGATATTCATTGTTTATGTCGGTCTTTTGAATATAGAGGTTTTCTTTGCAAACACGCTTTACTTGTTCTTCAAATGTCTGGCATGTCCAGCATCCCATCACACTATATACTCAAACGATGGACAAAAGATGCAAAAGTGACTCAATTTGTTGGTGAAGTTTCAAAAGTTCTTCCTTGTAGGGCAGATCGTTTCAATGAGCTATGTAAACAAGCCATCAGACTGGGTGAAGCTGGGTCTTTATGTGAAGAAGCTTATCAAATCGCTTTTCAGGCATTGGAGGAAGTCCTGGAAAGTTGTGTAGGTGTCAAAAACTCTGTTGGGCGTGTTTTAGAGTCCAACACATTGGCTTCTCCTGGTTTTGTTGGCATTGGAGAAGGTAAAGACACCAATATGGCtaaatcatccaaaaaaaagaaaacttataagaaaaaaaag GTTGTTTCTGAGCCCGAAGGAATAAGGATTGGTATGACAGACAACTATCAACAATTG GACCAGGTAAATTCTAGAGCACACACCACTCAGAACTGTTATGTTCCACAACAAGATGTGCGTGATATG GAATTGGGCTCCAGGGCCCCAACTTTTGATGGTTTTTATGGTTCTCAACATAGCATGCAGGGAGTG GGACAATTGAGCTCAATTCCGCCGATTCGTGATGGTTACTATAGTCAGCAGGGATTACCAGGCTTG
- the LOC136205924 gene encoding protein FAR1-RELATED SEQUENCE 2 isoform X2, translated as METDLEMSSHEHEKVTIRSYTNTNGMDRVDQSHDTEDRIYSSTSVHNVEPCKPSEIGCFSGGDNIEETAVRADVLDKGVTSEPQVGLEFDTKEAAYSFYREYARSVGFGITIKASRRSKKSGKFIDVKIACSRFGSKRETSATVNPRSCVKTDCKAGMQMKRIHDEKWVICSFIKEHNHEICEDDFYNSIQGRNKQSCTVESQKKGLQLALAEDDINFILEYFMCMQSESPNFFYSLDLQHGKHLKNMFWIDAKARHDYRFFCDVVFFDTFYLSRKHNIPYAPIIGVNHHFQFKVLGCALIGEQDTSTFVWLMKTWCKAVGGQVPEVVITEQAQYLNEAVADVFPGARHCYCLWHVLNELPAHLSHLINQGETFMVKFRKCVYRSWADEDFEKRWWKMVDKFELQENKWIQSLYDDRKKWVPTYMQDTLLAGMSTTERHGSIASFFDKYIHKETTLKEFMEKYKILLQDAFEMEVQADFETRNKEPTLRSHSVFEKQMSTIYTDAIFKKFQVEVLGIVSCQLQKESEDGSTLKFRVDDFEERQDFLVAWNRADSDIHCLCRSFEYRGFLCKHALLVLQMSGMSSIPSHYILKRWTKDAKVTQFVGEVSKVLPCRADRFNELCKQAIRLGEAGSLCEEAYQIAFQALEEVLESCVGVKNSVGRVLESNTLASPGFVGIGEGKDTNMAKSSKKKKTYKKKKVVSEPEGIRIGMTDNYQQLDQVNSRAHTTQNCYVPQQDVRDMELGSRAPTFDGFYGSQHSMQGVGQLSSIPPIRDGYYSQQGLPGLLHSIPACSSYEAQPSMQALGQLGFRAPNLQGCFDIHSDLQDIEQPIDSTQFHGIAPKHLHDKHLSQ; from the exons ATGGAAACAGATCTTGAGATGTCTTCACACGAGCATGAGAAAGTAACGATTAGATCATATACAAATACTAATGGCATGGATAGAGTAGATCAATCGCATGATACTGAAGATCGGATATATTCTTCAACAAGTGTTCATAATGTAGAGCCCTGCAAGCCAAGTGAAATAGGTTGTTTTAGTGGTGGAGATAACATAGAAGAGACTGCTGTAAGAGCTGATGTTCTTGATAAAGGTGTGACCTCTGAGCCTCAAGTTGGTTTAGAATTTGATACAAAGGAAGCAGCATATTCGTTCTACAGAGAATATGCTCGATCTGTTGGATTTGGAATCACAATAAAAGCAAGTCGACGTTCAaaaaaatctggaaaatttatTGATGTAAAAATTGCATGCTCTAGATTTGGAAGCAAACGTGAAACTAGTGCAACTGTGAATCCCCGGTCATGCGTGAAGACAGATTGCAAAGCAGGCATGCAAATGAAGAGGATACATGATGAAAAGTGGGTTATATGTAGTTTCATAAAGGAGCATAATCATGAGATTTGTGAGGATGATTTTTATAATTCTATACAGGGGCGCAATAAGCAATCTTGTACAGTTGAATCGCAAAAGAAAGGGCTGCAGTTGGCTTTGGCTGAGGACGATATAAATTTCATTCTTGAGTATTTTATGTGCATGCAGTCTGAGAGTCCtaatttcttttattcattAGATCTGCAGCATGGTAAACATTTGAAAAATATGTTCTGGATTGATGCAAAAGCTAGACATGATTATAGATTTTTCTGTGATGTTGTCTTCTTTGATACCTTTTATCTTAGCAGAAAACATAACATTCCTTATGCTCCGATTATTGGAGTTAATCACCATTTCCAATTCAAGGTTCTTGGATGTGCATTGATTGGAGAGCAGGATACTTCGACATTTGTTTGGCTAATGAAAACCTGGTGTAAAGCAGTGGGTGGCCAAGTTCCTGAAGTGGTTATTACTGAGCAAGCACAATATTTGAATGAAGCTGTTGCAGATGTGTTTCCTGGTGCGCGCCACTGTTATTGTTTATGGCATGTATTGAATGAGTTGCCTGCACACTTGTCTCACCTTATAAATCAAGGTGAAACTTTCATGGTAAAATTCAGAAAATGCGTTTATAGATCTTGGGCAGATGAAGATTTTGAAAAGAGATGGTGGAAAATGGTTGATAAATTTGAACTCCAGGAAAACAAGTGGATTCAATCATTGTATGATGATCGTAAAAAGTGGGTACCAACTTATATGCAAGATACGCTTTTAGCTGGAATGTCTACAACTGAGAGGCATGGAAGTATTGCCTCTTTCTTTGATAAGTATATTCACAAGGAAACCACATTGAAGGAGTTCATGGAGAAATATAAGATACTATTGCAAGATGCTTTTGAAATGGAAGTCCAAGCTGATTTTGAAACACGAAATAAAGAACCTACACTGAGATCTCACTCAGTTTTTGAGAAACAAATGTCAACAATCTATACGGATGCAATATTCAAGAAATTTCAGGTTGAGGTGTTGGGGATAGTTTCATGTCAGCTTCAGAAGGAAAGTGAAGATGGGTCAACCCTTAAATTTCGAGTTGATGATTTTGAAGAACGACAGGATTTTCTTGTTGCCTGGAATAGAGCAGATTCAGATATTCATTGTTTATGTCGGTCTTTTGAATATAGAGGTTTTCTTTGCAAACACGCTTTACTTGTTCTTCAAATGTCTGGCATGTCCAGCATCCCATCACACTATATACTCAAACGATGGACAAAAGATGCAAAAGTGACTCAATTTGTTGGTGAAGTTTCAAAAGTTCTTCCTTGTAGGGCAGATCGTTTCAATGAGCTATGTAAACAAGCCATCAGACTGGGTGAAGCTGGGTCTTTATGTGAAGAAGCTTATCAAATCGCTTTTCAGGCATTGGAGGAAGTCCTGGAAAGTTGTGTAGGTGTCAAAAACTCTGTTGGGCGTGTTTTAGAGTCCAACACATTGGCTTCTCCTGGTTTTGTTGGCATTGGAGAAGGTAAAGACACCAATATGGCtaaatcatccaaaaaaaagaaaacttataagaaaaaaaag GTTGTTTCTGAGCCCGAAGGAATAAGGATTGGTATGACAGACAACTATCAACAATTG GACCAGGTAAATTCTAGAGCACACACCACTCAGAACTGTTATGTTCCACAACAAGATGTGCGTGATATG GAATTGGGCTCCAGGGCCCCAACTTTTGATGGTTTTTATGGTTCTCAACATAGCATGCAGGGAGTG GGACAATTGAGCTCAATTCCGCCGATTCGTGATGGTTACTATAGTCAGCAGGGATTACCAGGCTTG